TCGTTTTGTATTTGTCAATCGCGTCATAGTCGGGTACTATGCCAAGTCCGGAGCCGGCAGGTACTATGGCCGCCCCATTTTCAAATCGGATCGGATTTTTGAGCAGGTCATCTTCCCGCACCAATTCTCCGAAAATATCGGAAGGTATGCTGCAGTTAATGCTTGCTGCGGCAATATGCAATCCCATGGCTTCGGAAATCCCAAGGTCCACCTCCGAGCCGCGCCAGCATGTTTTGCCTTCCATGTGGGCAATCTCGGCCAGGAGTACACAATTATAGGCGGAGCCGTTGAAATTATAACCATCGGCGGCATCGGCCCGCACAAATGTGATCATGTCCCGGATGTCCTGGGTGTAAGGCAGCGAAATATGCCGGTAAAGCGGGATGCCTAAATTGGATTTCAGGTATTGGAAACCTGCAACATCTCCGTGCAGGATGGGGTCTTCGAGTCCAAACATGATGCTGGTGTCCACCCCTTCCATCAATTTTAATGTGGTTTGTACATCATTCCATCGCTGGTTGGGATCCAGGATTATTTTGATTCCTTCACCGCATTTTTTTCTGATTTCATCCGTCCATAAACGAACCGGGTCTTCATCCGAACATTTGAATTTAAAAACCTTATGTCCTTTCTGCATGGCTTCGTAAGCCTTTTGGGCAGCATCTTCGGGGGTTCTGCGACCTGTCCAGCCGTTGCAGTCCACGCGGTCACGATAGCCTCCGCCCAGCAGTTGGTATACCGGAACATTCAAAAGCTTGCCCACCACGTCCAGAACTGCACTTTCAAATGCCTCATAAATCCGCTGGTCGGTTACCGGGAGCCGTCTCCAGTTTAGTTTGAGTACATCTTTTCCTGTAAAATTCTGCATGGCGGCCCAGAGGAGTTCCCTGGATGCGCTCCGGTAGGTTTCACCTATGCCGGTCAGGCCATTTTTAAGTTTGATTTCAATAATCCATTTGGGCTGGCTGGCAAATTGAGTCCAGCTTTCTCCTGTCATGAATTTTTTTGCAAATTCGGTATCCTTGTCCAGGACCAGGTCAGAGTTGAGGCTGCCAGGTTTGGATGGGACAATTACCTCGGTTGCGCGAATGGAATGGATAAGGGTCATTTATGATTCAATGGATTTGGTATTGTATTTTTCTGCGAGCTTACGGATGTCATAACTAAATTCGATGAAGGACTCCTCCCATTTTGCGGCCGTTTCTTTGGTATAAGGGTAAAATCCTTTCCCATTACCGACCCCCTTTGCACCCTCCGCCACCAGCTTCTCCATTATCTCCGGGGTGTGTGTACTATTGTCAAGCTCAGGAAAAAGATCCTTCATCACGGTTAAATATGCCGGGATACCGGTAAGATCCATGAACCGGAATGGGCCTGCAAAAGTGATCCAGTACCCGAGGTCGTTCCGTAGCGAACGGTCCACATCTTCAACGGTCGCATATCCGTTTTCCACCAGATTAAAAGCTTCCCGGAGCATGGCATACATGATCCGGTTGGTAATAAATCCGCGGATATCTTTTTTCAGCAGTGAAGGTTCTTTTCCCCAGCTTTCAGCCAGTTTTACAATAGCCTCAGCATTTTTAATGTCGGAAGACTTCCCGCAGATCACTTCCATGAAACGTGTAATGTGTGCAGGTTCAGCCCAGTGGATCCCTAGCAGGCGTTCGGGGTGCCGAAGCCCTTCCTGCAGAATAGATACAGGAATAGCAGATGTATTGCTCCCGATGATAGCAGCAGGGGACACAACTTTTTCAAGCTCCCGATACAATTTTTGTTTCTCGTCAACACTTTCCGTAATGGTTTCGATGATTACCTCATGCCCAGCCAGCAGATCCAGCTGGTCCGTGATGGTAATTTTTTGAATGATCACATCTGCACCTTCCTGCAAGAATCCTTCAGCTTCAAGTTCTTTCAGGAAATTCAGGATGCGTTCCCTGGCAGTACCGGCTTCTGTTATATCTTTTACGAGCGAGGTAACCTCATGTCCGGCGGCCAAAATACAGGTAGCAATGCTGCTCCCCATAAGCCCGAGGCCGACGGTACCAATTTTTATTTTGTTGATCATGTTTCACTATTTTAAAAACCGGTTACACCTTCCTAATCCTTGCTATGGCATCAATCTCTACTTTGATACCATCTCCCAAAACCGACTGAACAGTGGTGCGGGCAGGCTTTATCCCCTCAAAAAATGAAGCGTAAGTTTTATTGTATCGGTCAAAATCGTTGATGTCGCTCAGGTGTGCAGTGCATTTAACAATGTCCTCTTTGGTGCCGCCGGCTGCTTCCACGATCTTGAGAATGTGATGCAAAGTATTGGCTGTCTCTTCCTCAATTGTCCCGCGGATGACCTCGCCGGTTGCAAGATCGAGCGAGCCCTGGCCGCTAACAAAAAGCCAGCCGTCTACCAGGATGCCAGCGGAATAAGCACCGGTATCTGCAATTTTGTCGGGGTGGTGTATTTCTGTTTTACTCATGGTTCAGTGTCTTATTCAGGGTTTGGGGGCCTGTGATTTTGGTATCGTATGTTAGTATCTGTCGGGTAAAATGTTTTTCTGGTCTGCTTCTATTTTTTAAGGCTTTCCATCAATGGCCATTCCTTAAATGATATTAAAAACTCGGTAACCGTCCGGACTGCGGTTTCGAAAAGGTGTTTCCCTTTGTCAGGAGTGGCAAGCTGAGGTTCTCCGCTGCTGCCATTACCGGAAATAAACCTGGTGGGTTTAAACAGGGTCACACCTTTATAAGCCTCGTCATCCTCCCATGGAATGTACCCGTTACTTGCTGGCCGGGGAGCTCTTTCGGCTTTGTCCATCCACACCTTTTCCGGGAAAAGATGTAACATTAAGCTTGTTTCGTATTCGCATGCATGGCTTAGCGCCGGGCTTTCCATCGGCGGGGCACCAGCAAAAGCCTTTCCGCCTACCTCCCAGTATGTTGCGAGGGCAATGTTGGGTTTGTATTTTTCATCTACCGTTTTGCTTAATACGGCAAGAGCTTGTTTCACGGGAGTGATATTGCCGCCATGGCCATTTAGCAAAACTATTTTGCGAAAACCTCCTGACAACATAGACAGCACAATGTCGACAATAACTTTGCTATACAGTTCCGGACCGATGCTGATCGTACCGCCAAAATCCAGATGGTGATCACTTGATCCGAATGGGAGCGTCGGGCAAAGTAAGACATCGGACGGTAAGTTTTTTTCAACCTGGGAAGCCACATTGCTGACAATATCAGTGTCTGTTGCCACTGCCAGCTGAGGGCCATGTTGTTCAATGGCGCCCAGAGGTAACAACAGGATTTTGTCAGTTGCAAGTGCTTGGATAGACGTATAGGCCAGGTTGGAAAACAGCATAATATGAGCGTGCTTTTTCTTTATTTCTTAAAATAATAACTCTGTTTCAGATAATGATTCAAATTTATACAATTTAATTTGTAAACAAAAATTATGTAATTTAGTTTACAAATTAAATTTAACCCTTGCTGTGGAGGAATGTGTTACGGCACTTATTGTTAAAAATCAGGTCGGAATAATTCCTCAAATGATCTATCCGATACGTTTTCTGCAGGATTCTGAATCCTGTAATCATTCACTTTCAGATAAAGTTTTTGCCAAAGCGCATGTTCTACCTCGAACCTGCCTAGAATGGTATTGAGGCGGTAAGGCATGTATTCTGTTTTCCAGGCCTGGGCATAAGCGTCTTTCAATTCTCCGTTTTCGTCCATCATATCAACCAGTAAGCCATGGCAGAGATAGGTGATATCATATACGACAAAGTCATTTTTCTTCTTTTCCAGCATCGAATGATTCCAGCGTTCACAAATGGTGTGGGCCCACAAAAACCGGGTGGCTGTGTAAGCCATCAAGCGTGCAGAAACCAGGAGGGAATTAATGAAAGCCGTGTCTTTCTGATCACACTTTTCAAGTGCCGTGATGAGCTGATCCTGCGCTTCTTCGCTCATTTTTCTTGCGTTCTTAAAGTCGTCAGTATGCTCCCGGGTATTTTTAAGATAGTATGGTAAAAAGGGATTGGCCCAGCTTTCCACAATGGTGCCACGAGGCATTCCGCCCGTGTTACGGCCCAGCGATCTGTTGAGGTAAACGTTCGATTCTTTCAGGTAATCGAATGCCTTGCTCATTTCCTGAGCTACTTTGGGGTACATTAAAGTAGCGTAGTCTTTTGCGAAAGCGTTTTTGTCCGGCACAATACCTTGCCAGGCTCCGATGCTTCCATACGCCATAAATAGCCACGAGGGGCGTACAAAGGGTTCTACCGGATCTGTCCAGACAGAATTGATAAAACCAAGACTTTTATTCCGGATACCTGCTTTCAGGCATAGTTCTATATTGGTGTAAGTGTAATCCACATCGGGATAAATGTGGCCCCAGCCTGATACCGCTGGCTGTATCAGAAACCTTTTGTTTTCCTTGAGTACCGGGTTAAGGTATTTGTTGATTTCCAGGGTATCGGGCTTGTATTCCCAGATGACCGGGATGATTCCTTCTGGCAGTTTCTTCATGATGTCCGGATAATAATTGTTCATATCTGTCCATGTCATGACGGTTTTGCCATATTTTTTTAACTCATTTTGTACAAAGCTCAATTGCTGAAGCCACAGTTTTTCCGAATCAATTTTGATATCACCGTCGTCTGCAATACGTTTTGTTTCCCAGGTCTCGTCAAAACCAACATGGATAAACGGACTTGGAAAAAGTGCTGTGTATTGTTTGATCCAGTTTTTCAGGAGTTCGTTGGCGGCGGATTTTTGCGGATTTAATTCGTGACCATATTTGCCGATGGCAAGATCGGCATACTTTTCCTTCCGCAGCAACTCGTGCAAATGCCCGTAGAGGTTCAGGAAAGGAATTACATCCATATGACGTTCTTTTCCGTAGGCTATGATTTCTGAGATCTGGGATTTGGTGTAGCCAGACTGGTACCCAATTGACGGAAACCCGTCGAGTGCAATACTTACCTCATTATAGAAATAGTACTGGTTGGTTTTCCAGCGGGCGAGGAAATCGATCTGGTTTTTAATCTCCTGCACGGTGGCCAGGCCGCCATGGGCAAAATCCATCATGATACCTCTGTAAGCCAGTTGGGGACGATCATCAATGATGACTTCCGGCAATTTGGCGCCAGCTCCGGAACCCTGGATCAATTGTCGCAATGTTTGAACAGCGTAAAAAAGGCCGGTTGAGGTTTGCGCATTGATATGAATTTTTTCAGGACTGATGGTGATACTGTAATGTTCCCTTTCGCTTTTGTTTTCGCTTTCCGCTACTTCGGGCAGGGTGCGTCCTTTTTCATGAAAGGTATAGCTTAATGTAGCTTTTGGTTGTGTGGGGCTACTTTTAACCGGTTTTCCGGTGCGTTCCGAAACCGCGTCAGTGAGTGTTTTAAGCGCAAATGAGATATCTTTTGAAGCGGAGGGTGAAGCGAAAGTGGTAAGCTCAGAAAGCTTGAAATGGCCGTTGCCATACTGGATTTGGCTGGGCTTGGGAAAGAGTACCGGCAGTGACTGGGATACAGCGGGAATTGCAAACAGACAGATAATCCAGATTCGAGATAACAAGTGTATCATTAAGTGTTTTGGGTTGAAGTGTTTGTCAGATATCAGTTTCGGCGGATTTGCCTGTGAAATGTATGCTGAATGATGAAGCTTGTGTCGGGGCCGCTAAAAAATAAGGGCCGGTAATCACATGCGAAACCTGCACAAACTTACCTGCGGAAAACAGCAGGGCAGATATGAGCAGGTTTCGCATGGAAAACATACTGAACGATGGAATTATTTTGGTGGCTTCTAATTTTTGTCCCACCAGAGCGGGGTGGCAGCGTTGTCTGCTCCGCCTAACATTTTAACAGCTTTGGTAACCTCGGCAGCGTTGGTTTGCTTTTCGGTATCCAGAAAGGGCATTCGGCGGATGAATTTGCCCTGGGGCAAGTCAGTATTTTCGCTATGTACGATCGGATACAGTTTTGGCAAACCGCTTCTCCTGACTTCCGCCCAACCTTCCATGCCGTCAGGAAAGAGTGCCAGCCATTTTTGCTGTGCTACCTGTTTGCGCTGCATATCTTCGGTTGCGCTCCACTTTACAGGGTAATCATTCACGGCCGGAGAATTCATACCATCCTTAGGTGCAATGGGCACAGCAGTATTGGCAATGTACTTCGCAACAGCAGCCTGGTCGGTTATTCCCCACTGTGCCATGGATGTTTCAATCCCTTTTTTGTAAAACTCCTCCGCAGTTCCTCCCATATTCCATCCGTTGAGGGCACCTTCTGCCCGCAGGAAATAGGCTTCGGCCGTATGCATGATATCCTGCGGAACGTTGTACGTCGTTTTCCAGTCATTGTTTACCCAGTTTACCCACCGGGTTCCCATATTGGAATTGAACAAACGGGAATTAATGTCGATAATTTTTTCCGATGTAAATAGTCCGTTCCTCACCCCTTCGTATGTTCCGGTAGCCACCGATGGCTGGAAGTAAACCGGCAAGCGGGGGTCATCATATCCTTTCAGAATGGATTCCATGGAAGCACTCATACGTACGTCATCCCAGCCAGCGGTTACCGCAAGTCCATTGTATTCGTTGTAGGTAGTGGTGGACTTTGGCATATAGGCGTCGTCCGCAATGTTGGTCAAAACACCCGCAGCTACCGCGGCCTCTGCCTGTTGTTTGGCTAATGTCGGATTTACTTTTGAAATACGAAGCGCAAGTCTGAGTCTTAAAGTATTGGCAAACTTCATCCAGGCGGTTGCCGGGCTCGCGTTTTTATTGTAAACAAGGTCGTAAATTCCGAATGGCTTTTCGCTTTGGTGAGATTTCAGCACCGTAGAAGCTGCATCCAGTTTTTTGAAAAAATCATAATAAACGGAGTCCTGGGGGGTATAGGAGATATACCTTTTACCAGAGGCAGCGTCGAAATAAGGTATCGGGCCAAAATAATCCGTTACCCTGTGAAACGTCCATACCCACCAGATGTTAGCCAGTGCATTTTCTGCGGACTGGGTTTCAGTTCCGCTCATGATGGTTTTCAGCTGAGGCGCCGCTGAGGTATAAACCGGGTTCCAGCAAGCAGGCATCCAGTCCTGACGAATTACGTAACGGTCGGTTGGGAAGGAATGAGCAGCCTGAGACAGGAACTGCGAATAAACCGAGGCGATGGTACCTTCCCCGACTTCAAAATTATCAGGGCTTAGGGTGGGGGTCATCAGCGCATATGCAAACAGGTATGGGTATTCGGTGCTCCCCACAGTACTGATTTTCGTACCGTCGGTATTCATGGCGGTAAAATCATCGGTACAGCCAACGAGGCCAACTGCGGCCAGTGCAAACAGGGCGAGCCCGGCGGTTGCTGTGTAAATTTTTGTTATCGTCTTAAACATGATAGAATATTTTAAAATGATAGTTTCAGGTTCAGTCCAATATTCCTGCTTGAAGGAAGATTGTAATATTCGATACCCTGGTAGTTACTGTTGCCAAAGCTCACCTCGGGGTCGAAATCCATTT
This portion of the Dyadobacter sp. CECT 9275 genome encodes:
- a CDS encoding mandelate racemase/muconate lactonizing enzyme family protein; the encoded protein is MTLIHSIRATEVIVPSKPGSLNSDLVLDKDTEFAKKFMTGESWTQFASQPKWIIEIKLKNGLTGIGETYRSASRELLWAAMQNFTGKDVLKLNWRRLPVTDQRIYEAFESAVLDVVGKLLNVPVYQLLGGGYRDRVDCNGWTGRRTPEDAAQKAYEAMQKGHKVFKFKCSDEDPVRLWTDEIRKKCGEGIKIILDPNQRWNDVQTTLKLMEGVDTSIMFGLEDPILHGDVAGFQYLKSNLGIPLYRHISLPYTQDIRDMITFVRADAADGYNFNGSAYNCVLLAEIAHMEGKTCWRGSEVDLGISEAMGLHIAAASINCSIPSDIFGELVREDDLLKNPIRFENGAAIVPAGSGLGIVPDYDAIDKYKTNQFLESTI
- a CDS encoding 3-hydroxyacyl-CoA dehydrogenase family protein yields the protein MINKIKIGTVGLGLMGSSIATCILAAGHEVTSLVKDITEAGTARERILNFLKELEAEGFLQEGADVIIQKITITDQLDLLAGHEVIIETITESVDEKQKLYRELEKVVSPAAIIGSNTSAIPVSILQEGLRHPERLLGIHWAEPAHITRFMEVICGKSSDIKNAEAIVKLAESWGKEPSLLKKDIRGFITNRIMYAMLREAFNLVENGYATVEDVDRSLRNDLGYWITFAGPFRFMDLTGIPAYLTVMKDLFPELDNSTHTPEIMEKLVAEGAKGVGNGKGFYPYTKETAAKWEESFIEFSYDIRKLAEKYNTKSIES
- a CDS encoding RidA family protein, translated to MSKTEIHHPDKIADTGAYSAGILVDGWLFVSGQGSLDLATGEVIRGTIEEETANTLHHILKIVEAAGGTKEDIVKCTAHLSDINDFDRYNKTYASFFEGIKPARTTVQSVLGDGIKVEIDAIARIRKV
- a CDS encoding creatininase family protein; the protein is MLFSNLAYTSIQALATDKILLLPLGAIEQHGPQLAVATDTDIVSNVASQVEKNLPSDVLLCPTLPFGSSDHHLDFGGTISIGPELYSKVIVDIVLSMLSGGFRKIVLLNGHGGNITPVKQALAVLSKTVDEKYKPNIALATYWEVGGKAFAGAPPMESPALSHACEYETSLMLHLFPEKVWMDKAERAPRPASNGYIPWEDDEAYKGVTLFKPTRFISGNGSSGEPQLATPDKGKHLFETAVRTVTEFLISFKEWPLMESLKK
- a CDS encoding glycoside hydrolase family 20 zincin-like fold domain-containing protein; the encoded protein is MIHLLSRIWIICLFAIPAVSQSLPVLFPKPSQIQYGNGHFKLSELTTFASPSASKDISFALKTLTDAVSERTGKPVKSSPTQPKATLSYTFHEKGRTLPEVAESENKSEREHYSITISPEKIHINAQTSTGLFYAVQTLRQLIQGSGAGAKLPEVIIDDRPQLAYRGIMMDFAHGGLATVQEIKNQIDFLARWKTNQYYFYNEVSIALDGFPSIGYQSGYTKSQISEIIAYGKERHMDVIPFLNLYGHLHELLRKEKYADLAIGKYGHELNPQKSAANELLKNWIKQYTALFPSPFIHVGFDETWETKRIADDGDIKIDSEKLWLQQLSFVQNELKKYGKTVMTWTDMNNYYPDIMKKLPEGIIPVIWEYKPDTLEINKYLNPVLKENKRFLIQPAVSGWGHIYPDVDYTYTNIELCLKAGIRNKSLGFINSVWTDPVEPFVRPSWLFMAYGSIGAWQGIVPDKNAFAKDYATLMYPKVAQEMSKAFDYLKESNVYLNRSLGRNTGGMPRGTIVESWANPFLPYYLKNTREHTDDFKNARKMSEEAQDQLITALEKCDQKDTAFINSLLVSARLMAYTATRFLWAHTICERWNHSMLEKKKNDFVVYDITYLCHGLLVDMMDENGELKDAYAQAWKTEYMPYRLNTILGRFEVEHALWQKLYLKVNDYRIQNPAENVSDRSFEELFRPDF
- a CDS encoding SusD/RagB family nutrient-binding outer membrane lipoprotein, producing MFKTITKIYTATAGLALFALAAVGLVGCTDDFTAMNTDGTKISTVGSTEYPYLFAYALMTPTLSPDNFEVGEGTIASVYSQFLSQAAHSFPTDRYVIRQDWMPACWNPVYTSAAPQLKTIMSGTETQSAENALANIWWVWTFHRVTDYFGPIPYFDAASGKRYISYTPQDSVYYDFFKKLDAASTVLKSHQSEKPFGIYDLVYNKNASPATAWMKFANTLRLRLALRISKVNPTLAKQQAEAAVAAGVLTNIADDAYMPKSTTTYNEYNGLAVTAGWDDVRMSASMESILKGYDDPRLPVYFQPSVATGTYEGVRNGLFTSEKIIDINSRLFNSNMGTRWVNWVNNDWKTTYNVPQDIMHTAEAYFLRAEGALNGWNMGGTAEEFYKKGIETSMAQWGITDQAAVAKYIANTAVPIAPKDGMNSPAVNDYPVKWSATEDMQRKQVAQQKWLALFPDGMEGWAEVRRSGLPKLYPIVHSENTDLPQGKFIRRMPFLDTEKQTNAAEVTKAVKMLGGADNAATPLWWDKN